From Rubrivirga sp. SAORIC476, a single genomic window includes:
- a CDS encoding SDR family oxidoreductase has product MTLLFLGGTGTLSSACAARAVARGHQLTLVTRGRADHRAPDRAEILHADARDPEAVAAAIGDRTFDAVVDWVAFAPEHVEDDLRLFRGRTGQYVFISSASAYQTPPRSLPVTEETPLDNPVWAYSQAKIACEARVWEARDAGMPVTVVRPSHTVAPWSMPFRGGYTVIDRMRRGAPVLVHGDGLSLWTLTNHRDFATGFVGLLGHEGALGRAIHITSDEVLTWDAITHTLAEAAGAEARIVHVPSDRVAAVDADWGDSLLGDKAHSRVFDNALVKRLVPDFAAPTTWAESAAEMVAWFDADPRRRVVDEAADRTMDALIAPLL; this is encoded by the coding sequence ATGACCCTCCTCTTCCTCGGTGGCACCGGCACCCTCTCGTCCGCGTGTGCGGCGCGGGCTGTCGCCCGCGGCCACCAGCTTACCCTCGTCACGCGCGGCCGGGCCGACCACCGTGCTCCCGACCGGGCCGAGATCCTCCACGCCGACGCCCGCGATCCCGAAGCCGTCGCCGCCGCGATCGGCGACCGCACGTTCGACGCCGTCGTCGACTGGGTCGCGTTCGCGCCAGAGCACGTCGAGGACGACCTCCGCCTGTTCCGCGGCCGAACCGGTCAATACGTGTTCATCTCGTCCGCCTCGGCGTACCAGACGCCGCCCCGGTCGCTGCCGGTGACCGAGGAGACGCCGCTCGACAACCCCGTCTGGGCGTACTCGCAGGCCAAGATCGCGTGCGAGGCGCGCGTCTGGGAGGCCCGCGACGCCGGGATGCCCGTCACGGTCGTCCGCCCGTCGCACACCGTCGCGCCGTGGTCGATGCCGTTCCGTGGTGGCTACACCGTGATCGACCGGATGCGGCGCGGCGCGCCGGTGCTGGTCCACGGCGACGGCCTCTCGCTGTGGACGCTGACCAACCACCGAGACTTCGCGACCGGCTTCGTCGGGCTGCTGGGGCACGAGGGCGCGCTGGGCCGAGCCATCCACATCACATCGGACGAGGTGCTGACGTGGGACGCCATCACCCACACGCTCGCCGAGGCGGCCGGGGCCGAGGCGCGCATCGTCCACGTCCCGTCAGACCGCGTGGCAGCCGTCGATGCCGACTGGGGCGACAGCCTGCTCGGCGACAAGGCGCACAGCCGCGTGTTCGACAACGCCCTCGTGAAGCGTCTCGTCCCGGACTTCGCGGCGCCGACGACGTGGGCCGAGAGCGCCGCCGAGATGGTCGCCTGGTTCGACGCCGACCCGCGCCGGCGAGTGGTGGACGAGGCGGCAGACCGCACGATGGACGCCCTGATCGCGCCCCTGCTTTGA
- the amrB gene encoding AmmeMemoRadiSam system protein B, which produces MSLATRAVYPSQPTPLRSHLDALLAEAELPADLDADALIGIVVPDSNRASGGATAATAYQLLRGASLDTAIVISPSHNGEFGRLSICQTDTYHTPLGGVPVNDHLRNELCDEDDDIFLDDTGHYHTEGADVQLPFLQAALAGDFDAVPIVMGEESPAFCRELGGAVGEVMYGKRAVVVGSCDLLGGDDDAIARFREAIESFDESELMHLLGSETVRVEGMGALITTLIASKARGATHARVLALTPPDGDVPGSLAVAFWKG; this is translated from the coding sequence ATGAGTCTCGCCACCCGCGCGGTCTACCCCTCGCAGCCGACCCCGCTCCGCTCCCACCTCGACGCCCTCCTCGCCGAGGCCGAGCTCCCCGCCGACCTCGACGCCGACGCGCTGATCGGCATCGTCGTCCCCGATTCCAACCGGGCGTCCGGTGGGGCCACGGCCGCGACGGCCTACCAGCTGCTCCGCGGCGCCTCGCTCGACACTGCGATCGTGATCTCGCCGAGCCACAACGGCGAGTTCGGGCGGCTCTCGATCTGCCAGACGGACACGTACCACACACCGCTCGGCGGGGTGCCGGTCAACGACCACCTCCGCAACGAGCTCTGCGACGAGGACGACGACATCTTCCTCGACGACACCGGCCACTACCACACCGAGGGGGCCGACGTCCAGCTTCCCTTCCTCCAGGCCGCGCTCGCGGGCGACTTCGACGCCGTCCCGATCGTGATGGGCGAGGAGAGCCCGGCGTTCTGCCGCGAGCTTGGCGGCGCCGTCGGCGAGGTGATGTACGGCAAGCGCGCCGTGGTGGTCGGGTCCTGCGACCTGCTCGGCGGCGACGACGACGCCATCGCCCGCTTCCGCGAGGCCATCGAGAGCTTCGACGAGAGCGAGCTGATGCACCTGCTCGGCAGCGAGACGGTCCGCGTGGAAGGCATGGGCGCGCTCATCACCACCCTCATCGCCTCGAAGGCGCGCGGCGCGACCCACGCCCGCGTCCTCGCCCTCACGCCGCCCGATGGCGACGTCCCCGGCAGCCTCGCCGTCGCCTTCTGGAAGGGCTAG
- a CDS encoding DUF2391 family protein: MSESSRRPIPQTLKEYGRATAGGLLFASASLYTMEIWWQGYTVPSHIVFVRFLGVLALLTAYSHYDGLHDGASLWHDVFEAFEAIALGFLITVVTLKLAGQLPSGIGGREAIQRVVMAGGVTAIGVAVGTAQLGAEDDDEDEDASHGGMLHGLALSVLGAFLIGSSVAPTEEILMIGSESPGWAALAAALLSYVLALGIVSYVQFRGSGRVGEITGHAAADAVVTYAVALTVSAYLLWSTGQFEGLGGLAALDLVVYLGFPCTLGAAAGRLLL; this comes from the coding sequence GTGTCCGAGTCCTCCCGTCGCCCGATTCCGCAAACGCTCAAGGAGTACGGGCGTGCGACGGCGGGCGGATTGCTGTTCGCTTCGGCGTCGCTGTACACGATGGAGATCTGGTGGCAGGGGTACACCGTGCCCAGCCACATCGTGTTCGTCCGGTTCCTCGGCGTGCTGGCGCTGCTGACGGCCTACTCCCACTATGACGGGCTCCACGACGGGGCCTCGCTCTGGCACGACGTGTTCGAGGCCTTCGAGGCGATCGCGCTCGGCTTCCTCATTACCGTCGTCACGCTCAAGCTGGCCGGGCAGTTACCGTCCGGCATCGGCGGACGAGAGGCGATCCAGCGCGTCGTGATGGCGGGCGGCGTGACGGCCATCGGCGTGGCCGTCGGGACGGCGCAGTTGGGCGCGGAGGACGACGACGAGGACGAGGACGCATCCCACGGAGGCATGCTCCACGGCCTCGCGCTGTCGGTGCTGGGGGCCTTCCTCATCGGGTCCAGCGTGGCGCCGACCGAGGAGATCCTCATGATCGGCTCCGAGTCTCCGGGCTGGGCGGCCCTCGCGGCCGCGCTCCTGTCGTACGTCCTCGCGCTCGGCATCGTCAGCTACGTGCAGTTTCGCGGCTCGGGGCGCGTGGGCGAGATCACCGGACACGCCGCGGCCGACGCCGTCGTGACGTACGCGGTGGCGCTCACGGTCTCGGCCTACCTCCTGTGGTCGACCGGCCAGTTCGAGGGGCTGGGTGGCCTCGCCGCACTCGACCTCGTCGTGTACCTCGGCTTCCCGTGCACACTCGGTGCCGCGGCGGGCCGGCTTCTTCTCTAA
- a CDS encoding ring-cleaving dioxygenase, translating into MSPHGIHHLTAVSAAIQANYRFYTETMGMRLVKRSVNQDDVSAYHLFYSDAVGTPGHDLTFFDWPVPREQRGTRSVTRTGLRVAEASLPFWADRLAEAGIVAEPVAEIDGRATLRFEDAEGQRLALVADGGTGDAPTPWDQSPVPAEHQIRGLGPITMSVPDLENTDLVLRVVLGMTPVRTYADPDRPEDTVHVYAMGGDATEAGPHAELHVAVQPDLPAARQGAGAVHHVAFRIPDDQYDAWAARLGQFGVPSSGPVDRYYFRSLYFREPGGVLFELATDGPGFAVDEDAATLGETVALPPFLEGRRAEIVAGLKPLGEEA; encoded by the coding sequence ATGTCCCCGCACGGCATCCATCACCTCACCGCGGTTTCGGCTGCGATCCAGGCCAACTACCGGTTCTACACCGAGACGATGGGCATGCGCCTCGTCAAGCGGAGCGTCAACCAGGACGACGTCTCGGCCTACCACCTGTTCTACTCGGACGCGGTCGGCACGCCGGGCCACGACCTGACGTTCTTCGACTGGCCCGTGCCGCGGGAGCAGCGGGGCACGCGGTCCGTCACGCGGACCGGCCTGCGGGTCGCCGAGGCCAGCCTGCCGTTCTGGGCCGACCGCCTCGCCGAGGCGGGCATCGTCGCCGAGCCTGTCGCTGAGATCGACGGCCGGGCGACGCTCCGCTTCGAGGACGCCGAGGGCCAGCGCCTCGCGCTCGTCGCCGACGGCGGCACGGGTGACGCGCCGACGCCGTGGGATCAGAGCCCGGTCCCGGCCGAGCACCAGATCCGCGGGCTGGGCCCGATCACGATGAGCGTGCCCGACCTGGAGAACACCGACCTCGTGCTCCGCGTGGTCCTGGGCATGACGCCCGTCCGCACCTACGCCGACCCGGACCGGCCCGAGGACACGGTCCACGTCTATGCGATGGGCGGCGACGCCACCGAGGCGGGGCCTCACGCCGAGCTCCACGTGGCCGTCCAGCCCGACCTGCCCGCCGCGCGGCAGGGTGCGGGCGCCGTCCACCACGTCGCCTTCCGCATCCCGGACGACCAGTACGACGCGTGGGCCGCCCGGCTCGGCCAGTTCGGCGTGCCGTCGAGCGGGCCGGTGGACCGCTACTACTTCCGGAGTCTCTACTTCCGCGAGCCCGGCGGCGTCCTGTTCGAGCTCGCCACCGACGGCCCCGGCTTCGCGGTCGACGAGGACGCGGCGACGCTGGGCGAGACGGTCGCCCTGCCGCCGTTCCTGGAGGGGCGTCGCGCGGAGATCGTCGCAGGCCTGAAGCCGCTCGGAGAGGAGGCGTGA
- a CDS encoding Rossmann-like and DUF2520 domain-containing protein: MDTFASAFPTPRPAVALIGAGAMARALGLRLAESGYPIAAVISRRRGPAEALAQLLGAPFASDRLGDVPGVPLVILAVPDDQIADLADTLTGAPRSWQGAVVLHTSGAQTASLLEPLRQEGARTLSFHPLQTVTRDADATTLAGVSVGVEGEPPGVAAGIELAVGLGMRYLVLSAEAKPRYHLAAAMASNLLVTLMGMVQEVLASIGVDRREAMATLAPLLQGTLDNLTATSPEEALTGPVARGDIGTLRAHGLALRKDLPHLVPAYAALSVETVRLAVRAGTLAPGRAEDVLALMERMVTLPLPGTAPRTPEGPRPPAPGRAGTPS; this comes from the coding sequence ATGGACACCTTCGCCTCCGCCTTCCCGACCCCGCGCCCCGCGGTCGCCCTCATCGGCGCCGGAGCGATGGCGCGCGCGCTCGGGCTGCGGCTGGCGGAGAGCGGCTATCCCATCGCCGCCGTCATCAGCCGACGGCGCGGTCCGGCCGAGGCCCTGGCGCAACTGCTCGGCGCCCCGTTCGCCTCCGACCGCCTCGGCGACGTGCCCGGGGTGCCCCTGGTGATCCTCGCCGTCCCGGACGACCAGATCGCGGACCTCGCCGACACGCTGACCGGCGCGCCGCGCTCGTGGCAGGGCGCCGTCGTGCTCCACACGTCGGGCGCGCAGACGGCCTCGCTGCTGGAGCCGCTCCGCCAGGAGGGCGCGCGGACGCTCTCCTTCCACCCCCTCCAGACCGTCACGCGGGACGCCGACGCGACGACGCTCGCGGGCGTCAGCGTGGGCGTCGAGGGCGAGCCGCCGGGCGTCGCCGCGGGCATCGAGCTGGCAGTCGGGCTGGGGATGCGCTACCTCGTGCTCTCTGCCGAGGCCAAGCCGCGCTACCACCTCGCCGCCGCGATGGCGTCCAACCTGCTCGTGACCCTCATGGGCATGGTGCAGGAGGTGCTGGCGTCGATCGGCGTCGATCGCCGCGAGGCCATGGCGACGCTCGCGCCGCTGCTCCAGGGCACGCTCGACAACCTGACCGCGACCTCCCCCGAGGAAGCCCTCACCGGCCCTGTCGCCCGGGGCGACATCGGGACGCTGCGCGCCCACGGGCTCGCGCTCCGCAAGGACCTGCCGCACCTCGTCCCGGCCTACGCCGCGCTGTCCGTCGAGACGGTCCGCCTCGCGGTCCGCGCCGGAACGCTGGCGCCGGGACGCGCCGAGGACGTGCTCGCGCTCATGGAACGCATGGTGACGCTGCCGCTCCCCGGCACCGCGCCGAGGACGCCGGAGGGCCCGCGTCCGCCCGCGCCAGGACGCGCCGGGACGCCGTCGTAG
- a CDS encoding NAD(P)(+) transhydrogenase (Re/Si-specific) subunit beta, with amino-acid sequence MTDSLVTLAYLVAASLFILGLKKLGSPRTARAGNRQAAAGMLVGVVAALFETQILNPVELIAGLAVGGLVGVWLARRTPLTEMPELVAVFNGFGGAASALVAGAEALRLLTPETTWAGEIGVYPGRVVTEAGNVAGQAASTFGVVPGLIVAASVLIGTVTLSGSFVAVAKLRGRGPGAFPGIRLASIVVGLATLAMIAAAGWAAAVYPAVGWFAVALGALAVLSLVLGVLLVAPIGGADMPVVVALLNAYSGLAAAATGFVLGNYALIVSGALVGASGLILTRIMCEAMNRSLGNVLLGGFGATASASGGSGDEEDRTVRSTTPDDAAVMMAYAQKVVIVPGYGLAVAQAQHEARELADLLQKEGVAVSYAIHPVAGRMPGHMNVLLAEANVPYDQLVEMDDINPEFGQTDVVLVVGANDVVNPGARDDPGSPIYGMPVLNVDEAQQVIVMKRSMSTGYAGIQNPLFFKDNTAMLFGDAKASLKAIVGELKTLQAA; translated from the coding sequence ATGACCGACTCCCTCGTCACGCTCGCGTACCTCGTCGCGGCCTCGCTGTTCATCCTCGGCTTGAAGAAGCTGGGCTCGCCGCGGACGGCGCGGGCGGGCAACCGGCAGGCGGCGGCCGGCATGCTGGTCGGCGTCGTGGCGGCGCTGTTCGAGACCCAGATCCTGAACCCGGTCGAGCTGATCGCCGGGCTGGCGGTGGGCGGGCTGGTCGGCGTGTGGCTGGCGCGGCGGACGCCGCTGACGGAGATGCCGGAGCTGGTGGCCGTCTTCAACGGCTTCGGGGGCGCGGCCTCGGCGCTGGTCGCGGGTGCCGAGGCGCTCCGGCTGCTCACGCCCGAGACGACGTGGGCCGGCGAGATCGGGGTCTACCCCGGCCGCGTGGTCACCGAGGCGGGGAATGTGGCAGGCCAGGCGGCCTCGACGTTCGGCGTCGTCCCGGGCCTGATCGTGGCCGCCTCGGTGCTGATCGGGACGGTGACGCTGTCCGGCTCGTTCGTAGCCGTCGCCAAGCTGCGCGGCCGCGGGCCGGGCGCGTTCCCCGGCATCCGCCTCGCCTCGATCGTGGTCGGACTGGCGACGCTGGCGATGATCGCTGCGGCCGGGTGGGCCGCGGCGGTGTACCCGGCGGTGGGCTGGTTCGCCGTCGCGCTCGGCGCGCTGGCGGTGCTGTCGCTGGTGCTGGGCGTGCTGCTGGTGGCACCCATCGGCGGGGCCGACATGCCGGTCGTGGTGGCGCTCTTGAACGCGTACTCCGGGCTGGCCGCCGCCGCGACGGGCTTCGTGCTGGGCAACTACGCGTTGATCGTGTCCGGCGCCCTCGTCGGCGCGAGCGGCCTGATCCTGACGCGGATCATGTGCGAGGCCATGAACCGGTCGCTGGGCAACGTCCTGCTCGGCGGCTTCGGCGCGACCGCATCCGCCTCGGGCGGGTCCGGCGACGAGGAGGACCGGACGGTCCGCTCCACGACGCCCGACGACGCAGCCGTGATGATGGCCTATGCGCAGAAGGTGGTGATCGTCCCCGGCTACGGGCTGGCCGTCGCGCAGGCCCAGCACGAGGCCCGCGAGCTGGCCGACCTGCTCCAGAAGGAGGGTGTCGCGGTGAGCTACGCCATCCACCCGGTCGCGGGGCGGATGCCGGGCCACATGAACGTGCTCCTGGCCGAGGCCAACGTGCCCTACGACCAGCTCGTCGAGATGGACGACATCAACCCGGAGTTTGGACAGACCGACGTGGTGCTGGTGGTCGGCGCCAACGACGTAGTCAACCCGGGCGCCCGCGACGACCCGGGGAGCCCGATCTACGGGATGCCGGTCCTCAACGTGGACGAGGCGCAGCAGGTGATCGTGATGAAGCGGAGCATGAGCACGGGCTACGCGGGCATCCAGAACCCGCTCTTCTTCAAGGACAACACGGCCATGCTGTTCGGCGACGCGAAGGCGTCTCTGAAGGCCATCGTCGGTGAGTTGAAGACGCTGCAGGCGGCGTAG
- a CDS encoding NAD(P) transhydrogenase subunit alpha — translation MDIAFLVVFVLASFVGIEVISKVPATLHTPLMSGSNAISGITIVGALVVAGGVESPWAKWVGLAALVLATVNVVGGFLVTDRMLEMFKPRERGSEES, via the coding sequence ATGGACATCGCCTTCCTCGTCGTCTTCGTGCTCGCCTCGTTCGTCGGGATCGAGGTGATCTCCAAGGTGCCCGCGACGCTGCACACGCCGCTGATGTCGGGCTCGAACGCGATCAGCGGCATCACCATCGTCGGCGCGCTCGTTGTGGCGGGCGGCGTGGAGAGCCCCTGGGCGAAGTGGGTCGGGCTGGCGGCGCTCGTGCTGGCGACCGTCAACGTGGTCGGCGGCTTCCTCGTGACCGACCGGATGCTGGAGATGTTCAAGCCGCGCGAGCGCGGGTCGGAGGAGTCGTAG
- a CDS encoding Re/Si-specific NAD(P)(+) transhydrogenase subunit alpha, with the protein MTLGVPRETAPDERRVALTPDAIRRLARAGVEVVVERGAGATAFVSDAAMEAAGARLGDRTEALGADVVATVKGLPPEDVAQVREGAVVLGLLRPLDAPEALAPLAERGATAIAMELVPRISRAQKMDALSAMSTVAGYRAVLLAAERLPKFFPLLTTAAGTVRPAKVLVLGAGVAGLQALATARRLGAVTSAYDVRAAAREQVESVGADFVELDLGAGDAEDASGYAKALTEDQLVRQRAQLADLVASVDVVITTALIPGRPAPLLLTEDAVAAMPPGSVIVDLAAPNGGNCAATVPGETTEVSGVSILAPLDLAAEMPLHASDMYGRTVGALVLDFMTDDGAFRVDLEDEILAGAVVTHGGVVVHPRVLSLLPEADSP; encoded by the coding sequence ATGACCCTCGGAGTGCCCCGCGAGACCGCGCCCGACGAGCGCCGCGTCGCCCTGACGCCGGACGCCATCCGGCGGCTCGCACGGGCCGGGGTCGAGGTCGTCGTCGAGCGAGGCGCGGGCGCGACGGCGTTCGTCTCAGACGCCGCCATGGAAGCCGCGGGCGCCCGCCTCGGAGACCGCACCGAGGCCCTCGGCGCCGACGTGGTGGCCACGGTGAAGGGCCTCCCGCCCGAGGACGTGGCGCAGGTCCGCGAGGGCGCCGTGGTGCTGGGCCTGCTGCGTCCGCTGGACGCGCCTGAGGCGCTGGCACCACTCGCAGAGCGTGGAGCCACGGCCATCGCCATGGAGTTGGTGCCTCGCATCTCACGGGCGCAGAAGATGGACGCCCTCTCCGCGATGAGCACCGTCGCCGGGTACCGGGCCGTGCTGCTGGCCGCCGAGCGGCTGCCCAAGTTCTTCCCGCTGCTGACGACCGCCGCCGGGACGGTCCGCCCCGCGAAGGTGCTGGTGCTGGGCGCGGGCGTGGCCGGGCTCCAGGCCCTCGCGACGGCGCGGCGGCTGGGCGCGGTGACCTCCGCCTACGACGTTCGGGCAGCGGCCCGCGAGCAGGTCGAGTCGGTCGGCGCCGACTTCGTGGAGTTGGACCTGGGCGCGGGCGACGCCGAGGACGCGAGCGGCTACGCGAAGGCGCTCACCGAGGACCAGCTCGTCCGCCAGCGCGCCCAGCTCGCCGACCTCGTGGCGAGCGTGGACGTGGTCATCACAACGGCCCTCATCCCCGGCCGCCCGGCGCCGCTGCTGCTCACCGAGGACGCGGTCGCGGCCATGCCGCCCGGCTCGGTCATCGTGGACCTCGCGGCGCCCAACGGCGGCAACTGCGCGGCCACGGTCCCCGGCGAGACCACCGAGGTGAGCGGGGTCTCGATCCTCGCTCCGCTCGACCTTGCCGCCGAGATGCCGCTCCACGCCAGCGACATGTACGGCCGCACCGTCGGCGCCCTCGTGCTGGACTTCATGACTGACGACGGCGCGTTCCGGGTCGACCTGGAAGATGAGATCCTGGCCGGGGCGGTCGTCACGCACGGCGGGGTCGTCGTCCACCCGCGCGTGCTCTCGCTGCTGCCCGAGGCGGACTCCCCCTAG